CACTTCAGTTGACGATGCCCCCTCATCCCACTCTTCACACTGTGCTGGTTGTGCATGAGGTGACGTTTCTCCCCACACTCCCTGCCACATCCTACAAAACTGGCGTTCTAGATCCTGCTTTCAAGCAGTGTGGTTCCCTGGCTTCTTACTAAGCTGAGGTTCAATACTGACATTCCGTGAATGTAGGCGGAGGTCAGGACAGGTCTCAGGAGTCGGCTCTCGCCACCTTtcaccacgtgggttccagggacagaACCGGGTCCTCAGGCTGGCGCCAAGTGACTTTACTTACTggcccatctccccagtcctaatTTTtgtgcctcctgagtcctgaaaTGAAAGGTGTGTCGCCACTGTACAGGGTTTGGAACCTAGGGTTTTCTGTTCGGCAAGCGCTCTAGTAATTAAGCCATATTCCTAGCCtgcaatttttgttgttttgttagagcctgggtctcactatgtaactgtggctggcttggaacttgctatgtagatcagatgtcttaaaaaaaaaaaaaaaaaagacagggtttctctgtgtaacagtcctagctgtgctggaactagctcttgaattcagagatccgcctgcctctgcctcctgagttgggattaaaggtgtgcgccgctaCCACCCGGTGGTCCCCACCTTCTTATTAGATGCTGGGGATCAACCCAGAACTTCCACGGGGTAGACAAGCTCTCTACCGAGTTATACTTAGACGTCATATGTGACTGTTTGGAACAGGCTCATTAGGTAGCCAAGTCTAATCTTCCGAgtatcctgcctctacctcctcagggCTAGACAAGTTCTCTAGAAACTGAACTACAGGCCCAGCCACCATAAATGATTTGCTTTTTGGCTTTATTCTTTGAATGTGGCGATGAGGAGCTGGGCTCTTGTGGCAGCCATTGGAACTCTGAAGCTGGCTCGCTGCTTccgaattcaggtcttcaggtttgggTTTCAGTGGCACAAGTCTGAACCTTTTCAGAGGCTCCACATAAATAACTCTTTAATAGTGGTCCGTGAAGCGTCCTCATTTTTGAAACATAGTAGAAAAATGATGGAGGTATCCCATAGCGTGCTCCTATTTACTCAAATCTTCTAACCTCCCTGTTCCTTTTCCCTCTATTTCTAAGCGAACCAATGGTTTCGAGTTAGGTGTGGTgcaggaaagggctggagagttgcctgggcggttaagagccctggctgctcttccagaggactcgggttcgactcccagcacccacatggaggcacACAACcacaaataagaataatttaaaaagtggtaTGGTTTAAAAACGAAGCGCATGGTGCAAGCCTGTCGTACCAGCACAAGAAAGGCTAAGCAGGACTAGCTAAcgtccaggacagcctggacatCAAACCCTGGCACAAGCAGGGGTTCCGAGCAGAAGCGCACAGAGCGGAAGGAACGCGCGCGCCGCCAGTCGGGTCGTTATGTAGCCGGCGTGCGCAGCCGGGCCGGAAGAGCCCCGGTCCACGTCCGGTGCGGCTCTCCGGAAATCACGCCCCTTTCCCTTTTACGGTAAGACCCCGCTTGCGTCAGAGCGGCCCTAAGGCGGCGGCCGGTTCCAGCCTGGCCCACTCCTGACTTCCGCCAGCCTCGAGTCTGGAGTCGTGGCCTTCCCCGCTCTCGTCCCCTCGCCCACGGCGTCCGATCATGTTTGGCCTGCGGAAAAACGCGGTGATCGGCCTGAACCTGTACTGCGGCGGCGCCAGCCTCGGCGCGGCCGGCGGTTCTCCGGTGGGGGCGCGCCTGACGGCCGAGGAGGCCAAGGCGCGGCgcgaggggggaggggaggccgcCCTGCTGCCCGGCGCGCGGGTGGTCGCTCGGCCGCCGCCCGTGGGCGCGGAGGACCCCCACGTCAGCGCGTCGGCCGAGAGGCGGCTGCTGCGGGCTCCCGGCCTCCTGGCCGTGCCGCGGGAGGGGCTGGCCGCGCCGGCCGCCGCCATCATGCCGGGCGAGGAGGAGCTGGACGGCTGCGAGCCCGAGGCGCTCGGCAAGCGGCCGGCCGTGCTGCCCCTGCGGGAGCGCGGGAGCGAGGCGGCCGCCGACGGCTCGCTGCCCTCCACGCCGCCGCCggccgaggaggaggaggaggacgagctGTACCGCCAGTCGCTGGAGATCATCTCGCGCTACCTGCGAGAGCAGGCGGCCGGCGCCAAGGACGCGAAGCCGCTGGGCGAGGCGGGCGCCTCGGGCCGGAGGGCGCTGGAGACCCTGCGGCGCGTGGGTGACGGGGTGCAGCGCAACCACGAGACGGCCTTCCAGGGTAAGCGGCGCCTGGGgcgggccgggccgggccgggccgTGCGGGAAGAGCCCGAGCGAGCTGGCTCCGCACCCGGCGTGTTCTGGCCGTGAGTCATTGTTTCCGCCCATCTGGCAGTTGGGTTCAAAAGCCGGAAAGGGTGGGATGTCAATGTCGGCGTGGGGTCCGCCTGAGCGCTCCAGAGCCGGCAGAGCCGAGTCCCCTCGCCGTGGGTGGGCAGGGGTCGTGCCCGGCTGCAGCAGACAAAGGAGGCCATAAGGTTGCGTGCTTTTCTCCCTCTCAGGCATGCTTCGGAAACTGGACATTAAAAACGAAGACGATGTCAAATCTTTCTCTCGAGTGATGGTCCATGTTTTCAAAGATGGCGTAACAAACTGGGGCAGGATTGTGACTCTTATTTCTTTTGGTGCCTATGTGGCCAAACATTTGAAGAGCATAAACCAGGAAAACTGCATCGAACCATTAGCAGAAAGTATCACAGATGTTCTTGTCCGATCAAAACGGGACTGGCTTGTCAAACAAAGAGGCTGGGTAAGTTTGCCTTACGGTTTAAAGGGGCCGTGGAGTGGAAATGGGGTGCAGGACTTAGTGAAAGTGGAGGCAGCTAAAGGTTTTTACAAAGCTCCCGGTTCCAGAtctaatctatgtatcatctctGGTTGCTTAATGTTGgacgttgggggggggggggggggggaagtggtATGCGGTCTTGAACTGCACCAGAAGGTCTTGTATTCTGTAGGTTCTTCTAAATCAGTTGGGTAATCCTCAGAGCAGTGGATTTGAAAGTAGTAGTAAGGGTCTCCTGCAATGACTAAATTTACATTCCCAGTGGGCCCTCATTTTAATCCAGTGGAGACTGGAGACGGGTAGAGCCTGCAGTTTAGACGTTTTAATACCCAAAGAGCTCTGGTGTGAAGTGTGCTCAGCCTCATTAGGAAACACTGACCCACGGGAGAGATGCTTCCGGGGGCTCTGAAGAGTGGTAGCGTTTCTGTCTTCTACCGTGTGATGGGGGGCCTTCAATTCTTGTTCACCTTGTCCAGTACAGCTGTGAGTTACAGTCTAACTCTTGCGAGTGGTTACTCACTGGAAACTACAGACACAGCTCTTTTGCATCCCGGGAGTATTTGATAGTTGGTTTGCCATTGTTTCGGGGGATATTTTAATTCATCCTTTCTCTGTATTTAGTGTCACAACGGCAGAAACCCATACTTGAaaaatgtgcttttcttttttgttttctaggaTGGGTTTGTGGAGTTCTTCCATGTACAGGACCTAGAAGGCGGCATCAGAAATGTGCTGCTGGCCTTTGCGGGTGTTGCTGGAGTGGGGGCTGGTCTGGCGTATCTGATAAGATAGCCTTGTGAGTGCGATAGGTGTTTCAGCTCCAGCCACCAAACCCATGCTCTGTGAAAACCAGTGTATTTATGAAGTTGGACTTGAAGCTGCCCCGGCTTTAACAATCCAGGAGTTCCACTCTAGCAACATAGCCAGAAATAAAGCAAGTGGCTACGGGATTGTGGCCAACAAGAATAAATACATGGGAAAAGCACTCCCTCTTGAAGAGTTACTATCTGAAAGAAGCGAAGTTTTCACTCGGCAGACTTtgggaggccatggaggaggacTTGTAGATTGGATGAAAGTGGTTAGCTGGACAGACGTGATTTCCTTGTCCTGAATGGAGTGGCCAGCGTCAGGCTAGtcatagagctcaataaatatgcAGAATCCACCACTCTCCTGTAGTGTCGCAAAGAAGCACTAACATTGACGGTGACCTGTGCAAATGGATGTAAGCTGCAAGTAAGAAACTGTGACTAGAAGCCACAGGAGTGTACAAGAATGTGAAGGGAGGCACGCACGCCCCGCGAGCTCTCCCAGGTGTGCTTGTTGACGAAGCCCACGTGCTCAGGATGTGTAGGCCTGTCTACTTTGGCTTGGTTTGGATGATTCTTAAGTTTATTAGCCTGGTAATGGCCAAAAGTACTTGACTAAGCTTCACTAATTagttatgaaactgaaaagcctcgATTTTTAAGAGAAAcaacatataaaatgtatttgtctgtaaaaattgtatatatttttacagaAAGTCTATTTCTTTGAATATAAAAGAGGGAAGGCTCTGATTTAGTTTTTCCATACCCTTTTGAAAAGATTTGCAACTTGTAGTTAAAATCTATTTCTTACAGCTTTTTAGAACTTTGTCATGACCAGTACTAGAGTACACACAGAACCAGCTGCGCGTGCACTGGCTGCAGTGAGGCAAATCAGATTCACAACTACGCAGGCTTAATTTTCCAGTCTGATTTTGTATCGCAGGTAGATGTAAGGCATTTGATCCCCTGGTGACTTAGTAAATTGTAAAGTGGTTTGCAGGCTAGACTCATAACCATGGTGCTATTCACAGGTTTACTTGTTTAATACAAGTTTAAGCCTGGTGTTGTCAATAAAACaagtatgtatttcttttctactaATGATTGCCAagctttgttttgaatttctgtgTTGGTTTCTCTAGGTGTCCCACTGTTGTATAGAATTAACCTTTCTTAAATCCTGACTTGTGATGCTCCCTCTGGTCCCTCTACAGATAGAATCGAGGTCCACATTTCCTCCTTGgagcccccaccctcaccccccaacTAGGAACTTAAGTCTTCTCCCTCCCGTCCTGTCAGCCAGCAGAGCTTTGTCTCCTAAGAGGCTTTGAGGCCTTTGACCAACAGTAGCAGCATGGGGGAGTTTCAAAAGTCACAGCTTTAACTGTCCTAGAGTGAGTAGAGAAAGAAGGGTTTCGTTAAGCCTCGGTTATCTGAAAGCTAACTGGTAAACTGGAGGAGTTTGTTTAAGCTGTGGTCATTTGAAAGCTTCAGTCTCAGAGTGTGACCTTTAGTCAGGACTGCAGATAAAAATAGGCATGAATCAGATGACTAAGAATGCGATGGGGAAGAAGTACCCTGCCCGTCCATCCCAGCCCGAGGTCATCTTGTTGGAGCTGTTTGTACCTATGTATTTATCCTTCTTGGTTATAAATTGCTTATTTATGTTTATCTCTTGGAATTAAAAGCACTTTATGTAGTTTGACCCTACAGGTTAAGGTGCCTAGAAGGCGCGCTCCCATATCCATTTGTAGACGTTTGTGTTTGTACCAGGGCCGTGCAGACTTGGAGAGCCCAAGTGGTTGagaaaaggggtttatttggagGGAGAAGAGGCACGGTCCAAGTGCTGACTAGCTGCATGGTTGAGGCACCCTCCAgagtgaagagggagggaggggctgctggaaagatggctcgcaGCAAATTCTTTGTCTTACACTTCTCAGGGAAAGCCATACCATCTTCAAGCATCCATGTGCATTCTAGCTGGGGTGGTGAATACCTTCAGTCTGGTAGAACCAGCATTTTAACACCTGTTCCCAAAAGGGTTAGGACCAACTGCAAGTTAATGTGGGTTGTAAAAAATGTGTTTCCctaacttctgtttcttctcttaaggaaaaaaaataaacctttttttttttttttctccaaagtaaGGTGTGGTATGGGTCTTTCTTATCGCCTTCCTTCCCCATTATGCAAGTCTCTTTAGGGAAGTCAGCTGAGCAATGCATGTAAGTGaactaaaaacaaaagttaaagtCGATTCGCCTCATAGCAAAGGGGCAGAGCACCTGTATACTAATCTGGAGTTTTGTGTTTGTTGCACTACTTAAACTAGGCCTGTACTTTTCTGTGTTGGAGGAGAATGTTTTTTGGTCTCCTTTAAGATGGCCACTATATCTAAGTTCGaggctgaccctgagcttttcatgctcctgcctccacctctggtcTTCTGCTTTAGCTGAGGTGATGGGTGTGTGCCTTCTCAGGGTGCGGTATCCCAACCTGCCCCTGCAAGGAGTGCACCCTAGGGagcttttctccccccccccccccccaagttctgggagtaaacccaggaccttgtgtgtAGCAGGCAGGCTCTTCACTGAGCCACTCTCAAGCACAGGGTCTTAGCTTTGCAACTCGGGCCCAGGATTTGGTGCGTGCTGTACAGCACTCTCCAGCTGGGCTACTGTGCTGCCTTCCAGTCCTTGTTAATGCACAGACCAAAAGCTTTCTTACCTTGTGAGTTACTAAGTATCGGTGTGCATACCGGTGAGCTCAAactcaggcctggtggcaagtgcCCCTACCCACTGTACCATCTCACCAGGGTGATAGGGTGTTGTGTTCGTTTGTTTTTAGTATGGAAGGGTTCACAAAGCAATaactccaccacctccaccctgcTTTTAAGATGAACTAGATTATTCACCTGAGGTTTTAGTTCTTAGCTGTCAGTGCCACTCCTTCCAGTTTGAAGAGCTGTCCTGCCTTTGTTGTCAGATGCCTTGCAAGGGAGCCTAATCACCATGGAAACGTGCAAATTTGAGGTTTGCATAGCTGGTTTTCGGCCACAAACACTAATCGAGCAAACAGCATCCTGTATCTTCTACTCAGTTTTGTCTGTTTCAACATCTGTT
The genomic region above belongs to Arvicola amphibius chromosome 14, mArvAmp1.2, whole genome shotgun sequence and contains:
- the Mcl1 gene encoding induced myeloid leukemia cell differentiation protein Mcl-1 isoform X1, which codes for MFGLRKNAVIGLNLYCGGASLGAAGGSPVGARLTAEEAKARREGGGEAALLPGARVVARPPPVGAEDPHVSASAERRLLRAPGLLAVPREGLAAPAAAIMPGEEELDGCEPEALGKRPAVLPLRERGSEAAADGSLPSTPPPAEEEEEDELYRQSLEIISRYLREQAAGAKDAKPLGEAGASGRRALETLRRVGDGVQRNHETAFQGMLRKLDIKNEDDVKSFSRVMVHVFKDGVTNWGRIVTLISFGAYVAKHLKSINQENCIEPLAESITDVLVRSKRDWLVKQRGWDGFVEFFHVQDLEGGIRNVLLAFAGVAGVGAGLAYLIR
- the Mcl1 gene encoding induced myeloid leukemia cell differentiation protein Mcl-1 isoform X2, translated to MFGLRKNAVIGLNLYCGGASLGAAGGSPVGARLTAEEAKARREGGGEAALLPGARVVARPPPVGAEDPHVSASAERRLLRAPGLLAVPREGLAAPAAAIMPGEEELDGCEPEALGKRPAVLPLRERGSEAAADGSLPSTPPPAEEEEEDELYRQSLEIISRYLREQAAGAKDAKPLGEAGASGRRALETLRRVGDGVQRNHETAFQGWVCGVLPCTGPRRRHQKCAAGLCGCCWSGGWSGVSDKIAL